Proteins encoded in a region of the Balaenoptera musculus isolate JJ_BM4_2016_0621 chromosome 5, mBalMus1.pri.v3, whole genome shotgun sequence genome:
- the MAEA gene encoding E3 ubiquitin-protein transferase MAEA isoform X3 → MAVQESAAQLSMTLKVQEYPTLKVPYETLNKRFRAAQKNIDRETSHVTMVVAELEKTLSSCPAVDSVVSLLDGVVEKLSVLKRKAVESIQAEDESAKLCKRRIEHLKEHSSDQPAAASVWKRKRMDRMMVEHLLRCGYYNTAVKLARQSGIEDLVNIEMFLTAKEVEESLERRETATCLAWCHDNKSRLRKMKGRQSEHDAKTGRKSRVASGSPKESEDLGMESIKGKPELSCLEFSLRIQEFIELIRQNKRLDAVRHARKHFSQAEGSQLDEVRQVMGMLAFPPDTHISPYKRRQATPSALCSEAARHPQLHAHEHSSARLGTPRNKEPPPPVPTNMILVPSEASSQWP, encoded by the exons GTGCCCTACGAAACGCTGAACAAGCGCTTCCGTGCCGCACAGAAGAACATTGACCGGGAGACGAGCCACGTCACCATGGTAGTGGCTGAGCTGGAGAAGACCCTGAGCAGCTGTCCGGCCGTGGACTCTGTGGTCAGCCTCCTGGATGGTGTGGTGGAGAAGCTCAGTGTCCTCAAGAGGAAG GCGGTGGAGTCCATCCAGGCAGAGGATGAGAGCGCCAAGCTGTGCAAGCGCCGGATCGAGCACCTCAAGGAGCACAGCAGCGACCAGCCAGCAGCGGCCAGTGTGTGGAAGAGGAAGCGCATGGACCGCATGATGGTGGAGCACTTGCTGCGCTGTGGCTACTACAACACGGCTGTGAAGCTGGCGCGCCAGAGTGGCATCGAG GACTTAGTGAACATTGAGATGTTCCTGACAGCCAAAGAGGTGGAGGAGTCCCTGGAGAGGCGCGAAACGGCCACCTGCCTGGCCTGGTGCCACGACAACAAGTCCCGGCTGCGAAAGATGAAG GGCCGCCAAAGCGAGCACGACGCGAAGACGGGACGGAAAAGTAGAGTGGCCAGTGGCTCCCCTAAAGAGAGTGAGGACCTTGGTATGGAAAGCATAAAAGGAAAGCCAGAATTG AGCTGCCTGGAGTTCAGCCTCAGGATCCAGGAGTTCATTGAGCTCATCCGGCAGAACAAGAGGCTGGATGCCGTGAG ACACGCGAGAAAGCACTTCAGTCAGGCCGAAGGGAGCCAGCTGGACGAGGTCCGCCAGGTCATGGGCATGCTGGCGTTCCCACCGGACACGCACATCTCCCCCTACAAG AGAAGACAAGCTACACCTTCAGCACTTTGCTCAGAGGCAGCTCGTCACCCACAGCTCCACGCCCACGAGCACAGTTCGGCCAGGCTCGGCACACCTCGTAACAAGGAGCCCCCCCCTCCAGTTCCCACTAACATGATCCTCGTTCCGTCTGAGGCCTCATCACAGTGGCCTTGA